From the genome of Lentilactobacillus buchneri, one region includes:
- a CDS encoding YisL family protein — translation MNIHLISWILLMITAILAFVLKDKLSMIFMMITRVLYIPILVSGFMLALYRVPRDPVLGSLKVILGLAVIALLEIGFARKSHHNLASNIVWTLVVVFALTSVLGLYLADWYFF, via the coding sequence ATGAATATCCATCTCATTTCATGGATCCTATTAATGATTACCGCAATTTTGGCATTTGTTCTGAAAGATAAGCTTTCAATGATTTTCATGATGATTACCCGTGTGCTGTACATTCCGATCCTGGTTTCCGGCTTCATGCTGGCCCTTTATCGGGTACCACGAGATCCGGTGCTGGGCAGCCTGAAGGTCATCTTGGGCCTGGCCGTCATCGCATTATTGGAAATCGGCTTTGCCCGCAAGAGTCATCATAACCTGGCAAGTAATATCGTCTGGACGCTGGTGGTTGTCTTCGCATTGACCAGTGTCTTGGGCCTTTATCTGGCTGACTGGTATTTCTTCTGA
- a CDS encoding GPP34 family phosphoprotein translates to MDGLNYTQEFVLCVLNQKPKLSAFKDRKVAACLLLSEIVELLRAGAMELTPANRMVVAQVTKAPADYLVPLTEDIKKRQPESVNNYVRDAVLSVRKRRVTKIAEAICDSLVKAGYLEVDHKTYYDNQTLTDRILTQLYQDAIAKKEPSEKNSMLAILLVNSGLVHQIFPKQEAETIELRLKEVMKSDQYHLISDVTKRINKDLAGIIDAVSFAR, encoded by the coding sequence ATGGACGGGCTGAATTATACCCAGGAATTTGTGCTGTGCGTGCTGAATCAAAAGCCAAAATTGAGTGCATTCAAGGACCGCAAAGTCGCTGCGTGTTTGTTATTATCAGAAATTGTTGAACTGTTGCGTGCTGGGGCGATGGAATTGACGCCTGCCAATCGAATGGTGGTTGCCCAAGTGACTAAGGCACCGGCGGATTATTTAGTGCCGCTCACTGAAGACATCAAGAAACGGCAGCCGGAGTCAGTCAACAATTATGTTCGCGACGCGGTTCTGTCGGTCCGGAAACGCCGGGTCACCAAGATTGCCGAAGCGATTTGTGATTCGCTGGTTAAAGCAGGCTATCTGGAAGTTGACCACAAGACCTATTACGATAATCAAACACTGACGGATCGCATCTTAACGCAACTGTATCAAGATGCGATCGCTAAAAAAGAACCGTCGGAGAAGAATTCCATGTTGGCAATTTTGCTCGTCAATTCAGGTTTGGTGCACCAAATTTTTCCCAAGCAGGAGGCCGAAACCATCGAACTGCGGCTTAAAGAAGTCATGAAGTCCGACCAGTATCATTTGATTTCAGATGTGACCAAACGGATCAATAAAGATCTGGCTGGGATTATTGACGCGGTCTCATTTGCCAGGTGA